Proteins from one Chroococcidiopsis sp. CCMEE 29 genomic window:
- a CDS encoding NB-ARC domain-containing protein produces the protein MVEVDFKLDDNGEALKNAELKIADEAVFTKKGVHLTDIQKIILQGAWQGYTYEEIADIEGYSDKYLKRDVGPRLWKILSEALGEKVSKKNFRTAIQRRLEATTSKLHRETTIVNTHHDWGEAVDVSIFYGRTPELATLGQWIVHERCRLVGLLGMGGIGKTALSVKLAKQIQDEFEYVIWRSLRNAPPVEDILAELLHFLSKGEEKNLPETINARVSKLLDYLRQHRCLLILDNAESLLQSGNSAGYYKEEYQGYSQLLGRIGETYHQSCLVLTSREKPRELALKEGEKLPVRSLQLMGLEEAELQQILQDKGFSGAEEECGNLIKLYRGNPLALKIVSTIIQDVFNGNISEFLEQGKAVFSAIREVLDQQFDRLSKLEKEIMYWLAIEREPVSLQVLKEDVVPELQSLELAEALESLRRRSLIESSKGLFTQQPVVMEYITARLIEQICEEITTEQVSLFRSHSLLKAQAKDYVRDAQICLILKPVTDKLIAIFENQRNVERQLRLILSTLQERSPLQPGYTSGNILNLLCQLQTDLSSYDFSNLNVWQAYLQGVNLHQVNLAHADLAKSVFSKSFGSILSVGFSPDGQFLSAVDTTGETHLWQVANVKQLLSCKSDTDWVEAVALSPDGQTLASSSSHTVSLCELTTGQCVKTFQGHTSRVESVVFSWDSQTLASGSKDGALKLWSVSTGECLSTLQENLNWVTSLTFSPDNQLLASGHNDGTLKLWLPSTGECLKTLHGHTGAVQSVAFSPDGQTLASGSHDSCVRLWSLSTGECLKTLHGHTGAVQSVAFSPDGQTLASGSHDPCVKLWEVSTGECLKTLHGHTGAVQSVAFSPDGQTLASGSHDPCVKLWEVSTGQCLRTLRGYKNWVTSLAFSPDAQTLASGSHHSGVRLWSTTTGKCLKILQGHTSGVQAVDFSPDGQTLASGSHDRTLKLWSVSTGERLKTLHGHTGGVQSVAFSPGGQTLASGSHDSSVRLWDTTTGECCNTLEGHTSQVWSVAFSPQGQTLASSSDDGMVKLWDITTGECCNTLQGHTGGVQSVAFSPQGQTLVSGSDDGTVKLWDVTTGECCNTLQANSSCIWTVAFSPQGQTLASGSDDGTIKLWDVTTGECYNTLHGHASCIWTVAFSSDGQILASSSQDETTKLWDVKTGRCLKTLRIDRPYEGMNITSVTGLTDAQKSTLKALGAVDTNSA, from the coding sequence ATGGTCGAGGTAGACTTCAAGTTAGATGATAATGGTGAAGCATTAAAAAATGCAGAATTAAAAATTGCAGATGAAGCAGTATTTACTAAGAAAGGAGTCCATTTAACAGATATCCAAAAAATCATCCTTCAAGGTGCTTGGCAAGGCTATACCTATGAAGAGATTGCAGATATTGAAGGCTACAGTGATAAGTACTTAAAGCGAGATGTCGGACCTAGGCTATGGAAGATCCTTTCAGAGGCATTAGGGGAAAAGGTCAGTAAAAAGAATTTCCGCACAGCCATCCAAAGAAGATTAGAGGCAACCACCTCTAAGCTGCATCGGGAAACGACAATCGTCAATACGCATCATGACTGGGGTGAAGCAGTTGATGTGTCAATTTTCTACGGACGCACACCAGAACTGGCGACGCTGGGGCAATGGATCGTGCATGAGCGCTGCCGCTTGGTAGGGCTGCTAGGCATGGGAGGGATTGGTAAAACTGCTCTGTCTGTCAAGTTAGCCAAGCAGATTCAAGATGAATTTGAGTACGTTATTTGGCGATCGCTGCGTAATGCTCCACCGGTTGAAGATATCTTGGCGGAGCTACTCCACTTTCTATCCAAGGGTGAGGAAAAGAATTTACCAGAAACAATCAATGCTAGAGTATCAAAACTGCTTGATTATTTACGTCAGCATCGCTGTTTACTGATTTTGGATAATGCTGAATCGCTCCTACAAAGTGGCAATAGCGCTGGTTACTACAAAGAAGAATATCAAGGGTATAGTCAGCTACTAGGGCGAATAGGGGAAACGTACCATCAAAGTTGTTTAGTGCTGACGAGTCGGGAAAAACCCAGAGAATTGGCATTAAAGGAAGGAGAGAAACTACCTGTTCGCTCATTACAATTAATGGGCTTGGAAGAGGCAGAATTACAGCAAATCCTTCAAGACAAAGGTTTCTCTGGGGCAGAAGAGGAATGTGGGAATCTAATTAAGCTCTATAGAGGCAATCCCCTAGCGTTGAAGATAGTTTCTACAATCATTCAAGACGTATTTAACGGTAATATTTCCGAGTTTTTAGAACAAGGGAAAGCAGTTTTCAGTGCTATTAGAGAGGTTTTAGACCAACAATTTGACCGCTTGTCAAAGCTGGAAAAAGAGATTATGTACTGGCTAGCGATTGAGCGGGAACCAGTTTCACTCCAAGTATTGAAAGAGGATGTTGTACCAGAGCTCCAATCACTAGAATTAGCAGAAGCATTAGAATCTCTGCGACGCCGCTCCTTGATTGAGAGCAGTAAGGGATTGTTCACCCAGCAACCCGTGGTCATGGAGTACATCACTGCCCGCTTGATCGAGCAGATTTGTGAAGAGATTACTACTGAGCAAGTATCACTTTTCAGGAGCCATAGCCTGCTGAAGGCACAGGCGAAAGACTACGTTCGAGACGCTCAAATCTGCCTCATCCTCAAACCAGTTACAGATAAGCTGATCGCTATTTTTGAAAATCAAAGGAATGTTGAACGACAGCTCCGGCTAATTTTATCAACTCTACAAGAGCGATCTCCTCTGCAACCAGGCTATACAAGTGGAAACATTCTCAATCTGCTTTGTCAATTACAGACTGATTTAAGTAGCTATGACTTTTCTAATCTGAATGTCTGGCAAGCTTACCTCCAGGGAGTAAATTTGCATCAGGTCAATTTGGCTCACGCCGATCTAGCTAAGTCTGTCTTTAGCAAAAGTTTTGGCAGTATTTTGTCCGTAGGATTTAGCCCAGATGGACAATTTTTGAGTGCAGTTGACACGACTGGTGAGACTCATTTGTGGCAAGTGGCGAATGTTAAACAGCTTTTGAGCTGTAAAAGTGATACCGACTGGGTCGAAGCAGTCGCCTTGAGCCCGGATGGTCAAACCCTGGCCAGTAGTAGTTCTCATACTGTCAGTTTATGTGAGCTCACAACTGGTCAATGTGTGAAAACCTTCCAGGGGCACACCAGCCGAGTCGAGTCAGTCGTTTTTAGTTGGGATAGTCAAACCCTGGCAAGTGGCAGTAAAGATGGGGCACTCAAGCTCTGGTCAGTCAGCACGGGTGAATGCCTCAGCACTTTACAGGAAAATCTCAATTGGGTAACGTCACTCACTTTTAGTCCAGATAACCAGCTTTTAGCGAGTGGTCATAATGATGGAACACTCAAGCTCTGGTTACCCAGCACAGGTGAATGTCTCAAAACCTTACACGGTCACACAGGCGCAGTCCAGTCAGTGGCGTTTAGTCCAGATGGTCAGACCCTAGCGAGTGGCAGTCATGACTCCTGCGTCAGGTTATGGTCGCTCAGCACGGGTGAATGTCTCAAAACCTTACACGGTCACACAGGCGCAGTCCAGTCAGTGGCGTTTAGTCCAGATGGTCAGACCCTAGCGAGTGGCAGTCATGACCCCTGCGTCAAGCTATGGGAGGTGAGCACAGGTGAATGTCTCAAGACCTTACACGGTCACACAGGCGCAGTCCAGTCAGTGGCGTTTAGTCCAGATGGTCAGACCCTAGCGAGTGGCAGTCATGACCCCTGCGTCAAGCTATGGGAGGTGAGCACTGGTCAATGCCTCAGAACTTTAAGAGGATATAAAAATTGGGTAACCTCACTCGCTTTTAGTCCAGACGCTCAAACACTTGCCAGTGGTAGTCATCACTCCGGTGTGAGGTTGTGGAGCACTACCACTGGGAAATGTCTCAAAATCTTGCAGGGGCATACCAGTGGAGTCCAGGCAGTGGATTTTAGTCCAGATGGTCAGACCCTAGCAAGTGGTAGTCATGACAGAACACTCAAGCTCTGGTCGGTCAGCACAGGTGAACGTCTCAAAACCTTACACGGCCACACAGGCGGAGTTCAGTCAGTGGCGTTTAGTCCAGGTGGTCAGACCCTAGCGAGTGGCAGCCATGACTCTAGTGTGAGGTTATGGGACACCACCACTGGGGAATGTTGCAACACCTTAGAGGGGCATACGAGTCAAGTGTGGAGTGTTGCCTTCAGTCCTCAAGGCCAGACCCTGGCTAGCAGCAGCGATGACGGAATGGTGAAGCTATGGGATATCACCACTGGGGAATGTTGCAACACCTTACAGGGGCATACGGGTGGCGTACAGTCGGTTGCCTTCAGTCCTCAAGGTCAGACCCTGGTCAGTGGTAGCGATGACGGAACAGTAAAGCTGTGGGATGTCACTACTGGGGAGTGTTGCAACACCTTACAAGCGAACTCCAGTTGCATTTGGACGGTCGCCTTTAGTCCTCAAGGTCAGACCCTGGCCAGTGGTAGCGATGACGGAACGATAAAGCTGTGGGATGTCACTACTGGGGAGTGTTACAACACCTTGCACGGACATGCTAGTTGTATCTGGACTGTTGCTTTTAGTTCGGATGGTCAAATTTTAGCTAGTAGTAGTCAGGATGAGACCACTAAGCTTTGGGATGTAAAGACGGGTAGGTGCCTGAAAACACTGAGAATTGACAGACCCTATGAAGGGATGAATATTACTAGTGTTACAGGTTTAACTGATGCTCAAAAATCTACTCTCAAGGCTCTAGGCGCTGTTGATACCAATTCTGCTTAA
- a CDS encoding cupin domain-containing protein, whose amino-acid sequence MVQVQEFPQEPTLPLPTDLTSKGIAATELRPWGSFTVLEEARGYKIKRIEVKPGHRLSLQMHHHRSEHWIVVSGTAKVICSDKEVMLTNNQSTYVPQCTIHRLENPGMIPLILIEVQNGEYLGEDDIIRFQDDYARNK is encoded by the coding sequence ATGGTTCAGGTCCAAGAATTTCCCCAGGAACCCACACTACCCCTACCTACAGATCTGACTTCCAAAGGCATTGCTGCAACTGAACTGCGTCCTTGGGGGTCTTTCACTGTCTTAGAAGAAGCGAGAGGGTACAAAATCAAGCGTATTGAAGTGAAGCCTGGGCACCGTCTTAGTCTACAAATGCATCACCATCGCAGCGAACACTGGATTGTCGTTTCTGGTACCGCTAAAGTCATTTGCAGCGATAAAGAAGTGATGCTAACTAATAATCAGTCTACATATGTGCCCCAATGTACAATTCATCGCTTAGAAAACCCCGGTATGATTCCCCTGATCTTGATTGAAGTGCAAAATGGGGAATACTTAGGAGAAGATGATATTATCCGATTTCAAGACGACTACGCTCGCAATAAGTGA
- a CDS encoding transposase, producing MDKAILGIDVGKSKIHVCLLAPNGKSKPKAFSNTTQGHQDLLSWLKRQGIIEVHACMEATGSYGNALARFLYEQGNTISLVNPSRVKGFAVSEMTRTKTDKVDAGVIARFCAALHPPAWSPPTAEVEQLQALMRRLEALNQIGNRRKIAWK from the coding sequence ATGGATAAAGCCATTTTGGGAATTGATGTTGGGAAGAGCAAGATACATGTCTGTTTGCTAGCGCCCAATGGGAAGAGTAAACCGAAAGCCTTCTCAAATACAACTCAAGGGCATCAAGACCTCTTGAGTTGGTTGAAAAGGCAAGGAATCATCGAAGTGCATGCCTGTATGGAGGCTACAGGAAGTTATGGTAATGCTCTAGCACGATTCTTGTACGAGCAAGGCAACACGATCAGCCTTGTCAATCCTAGCCGAGTCAAGGGATTTGCTGTTAGTGAAATGACTCGGACCAAGACAGACAAAGTAGATGCAGGCGTGATTGCTCGTTTTTGTGCCGCTCTCCATCCCCCAGCCTGGAGTCCACCAACAGCAGAAGTTGAGCAATTACAGGCACTTATGCGACGACTCGAAGCACTCAATCAAATCGGCAACAGGAGAAAAATCGCTTGGAAGTGA
- a CDS encoding transposase has protein sequence MTDTNMVQESIKAHVQFLEGEIAKTQQFIQEHFNQFPELKSQRDLLTSIPGVGDQTAASILAEIGSIDTFESARQLAAYSGLTPRERTSGTSVRGKTSLSRIGNSRVRKALFMPALTATQYNPILHDLWERLLKRGKTKMVALGAVMRKLLHLVFGVFKSRKTFDPNYGKQFPPLAD, from the coding sequence GTGACTGACACTAATATGGTGCAAGAGTCAATTAAGGCGCATGTACAGTTTTTAGAGGGGGAAATTGCCAAGACACAGCAATTTATCCAGGAGCACTTCAACCAGTTTCCGGAATTGAAATCGCAACGCGACTTACTGACTTCGATTCCTGGTGTAGGAGACCAAACTGCTGCAAGCATCTTGGCTGAAATTGGTTCAATTGACACATTTGAGAGTGCCCGACAGCTAGCTGCTTATAGCGGGCTCACACCGCGAGAACGTACCTCTGGGACATCTGTACGAGGTAAGACAAGTCTATCACGCATTGGCAACTCTCGAGTGCGCAAAGCGTTGTTCATGCCTGCCTTAACTGCCACTCAATACAATCCTATTTTGCATGACCTGTGGGAACGCCTGTTGAAACGAGGCAAGACGAAGATGGTAGCACTAGGAGCCGTGATGCGAAAACTGCTACATTTAGTTTTTGGCGTGTTCAAGTCCCGAAAAACATTTGACCCTAATTATGGCAAGCAGTTTCCACCGCTTGCTGATTGA
- the rfbC gene encoding dTDP-4-dehydrorhamnose 3,5-epimerase, whose product MKVVQTEIADVLVIEPQVFGDDRGFFYESFNERVFLDKTGISVHFVQDNHSRSAKNVLRGLHYQIEQPQGKLVRVVVGSVFDVAVDLRAGSKTFGQSVGVYLSAENKQLLWIPAGFAHGFVVLSESAEFLYKTTDYYAPEHERCLLWNDPDLAIAWPIPGEPILSAKDRAGKLLLDAEVFAETPNDKFVVSSSRN is encoded by the coding sequence ATGAAGGTTGTGCAAACAGAAATTGCGGATGTGCTTGTAATTGAGCCACAAGTTTTTGGAGACGATCGCGGTTTCTTTTATGAAAGTTTTAACGAAAGAGTTTTCTTAGACAAGACAGGCATCTCGGTTCACTTCGTACAAGACAATCACTCCCGTTCTGCCAAAAATGTGTTGCGGGGTTTGCACTACCAGATCGAGCAGCCTCAAGGAAAACTGGTAAGAGTCGTGGTCGGGTCTGTCTTTGATGTGGCTGTGGATTTGAGAGCAGGCTCTAAGACTTTCGGTCAATCGGTTGGTGTGTACCTGAGTGCTGAGAACAAACAGCTACTGTGGATACCAGCAGGCTTTGCCCACGGTTTTGTAGTGCTGTCTGAATCTGCTGAGTTTTTGTACAAGACTACAGACTACTATGCACCAGAGCATGAACGTTGCCTGCTGTGGAACGATCCTGACTTGGCGATCGCCTGGCCTATCCCAGGTGAACCAATCTTGTCTGCTAAAGATCGAGCTGGCAAGTTACTGCTAGATGCCGAGGTGTTTGCAGAAACTCCTAATGACAAATTCGTTGTTAGTTCTTCACGAAACTGA
- the rfbA gene encoding glucose-1-phosphate thymidylyltransferase RfbA, giving the protein MKGIILAGGSGTRLYPLTHVVSKQLMSVYDKPMIYYPLSVLMLAGIREILIISTPTDLPLFQRLLKDGSQWGLRFSYLEQPKPEGLAQALILGQQFIDNQPVCLILGDNIFYGHGLSEVLARAATLDQGGLVFACQVTEPQHYGVVEFDEQGRAISIEEKPLIPKSKYAVPGIYFYDSQVAQIAASLKPSARNELEITDLNLVYLRRGQLQVEVLGRGYAWLDTGTHESLHQAANFIQTLEQRQGLKIACIEEIAYRLGYIDSAQLAYLAAPMAKSSYGRYLLEILNDDAVAAPVQDKRNGTQALTTQRRGDAGTRGHGEIFVMSN; this is encoded by the coding sequence ATGAAAGGCATTATTTTAGCGGGTGGTTCTGGTACACGTCTTTATCCTTTAACCCATGTTGTCAGTAAACAACTGATGTCCGTTTACGACAAACCAATGATCTACTATCCCTTGTCAGTATTAATGCTGGCTGGGATTCGGGAGATTTTAATCATTTCTACCCCTACAGATCTGCCTTTGTTTCAACGACTGCTAAAAGATGGTAGTCAGTGGGGTCTAAGGTTTAGTTATCTGGAGCAACCTAAGCCAGAAGGCTTAGCACAAGCCTTGATTTTGGGCCAACAGTTTATTGACAATCAGCCAGTCTGCTTGATTTTGGGAGACAACATCTTTTATGGGCACGGGTTAAGTGAAGTACTTGCTCGGGCGGCAACACTGGACCAGGGAGGTTTAGTCTTCGCCTGTCAAGTGACCGAACCTCAACACTACGGAGTGGTTGAATTTGATGAACAAGGACGAGCAATTAGTATCGAGGAAAAACCACTCATTCCCAAATCCAAGTACGCTGTACCTGGAATCTACTTTTATGATTCCCAGGTGGCTCAGATTGCTGCTAGTCTCAAGCCTTCTGCTCGAAACGAGTTGGAAATTACTGACTTGAATTTAGTTTACCTCCGTCGAGGTCAACTGCAAGTGGAAGTTTTGGGTCGAGGATATGCTTGGCTAGATACTGGTACCCATGAATCTCTGCATCAGGCAGCTAACTTTATCCAAACCCTAGAACAAAGACAGGGACTCAAAATAGCTTGCATTGAAGAGATTGCCTACCGCCTAGGATATATTGATTCAGCCCAGCTTGCGTATCTGGCTGCACCGATGGCCAAAAGTAGTTATGGTCGTTACCTGCTAGAGATTCTTAATGATGATGCTGTTGCTGCTCCGGTACAGGACAAGAGGAATGGCACTCAGGCGCTCACAACGCAGAGACGCGGGGACGCGGGGACACGGGGACACGGAGAGATTTTTGTTATGAGCAATTAG
- a CDS encoding glycosyltransferase family 61 protein, whose translation MVFLIPTLNQKIKTLITLYRSELKSPLLRKPIFFILKKLGFKFHLNLVTRDELLSNKHNYYVKEFGSEELVTANEAHVSEKTPKEIKENFFSFTVKLDKPFVCEIPDAELVGSTATGFDRNGNIITETIVPFFFKEGYLEQNVSIRALALKNFSRPSAIQLDTACSLVYPWAKNYWHWIVDGLTRIEGLEAYQEQTGIKPTLIIESNLTSWQSESLKLLGYEPDECIRWNESRVQVKKLLVPSFQRYWGYYNKTYKTYNQVVSPMACRWLRQRILSNLPEAETEQMSFSPKIFISRRKAVQRRIINENEVMEALAPFGFVAYALEELSFSEQVRLFSQADMVVAPHGAGLTNMIFSENLAVIELFGSYIPSFYIPGFALANLSRGLGFRYGCLISECHPQDSRQIHADIIVDITELRDLVAKMQNV comes from the coding sequence ATGGTATTTCTAATTCCTACTCTTAACCAAAAGATTAAAACTTTAATAACACTTTATCGGAGTGAACTTAAATCTCCTTTACTGCGCAAACCAATATTTTTTATTTTGAAAAAGCTTGGCTTTAAGTTTCATTTAAATCTAGTAACAAGGGATGAGTTATTAAGCAATAAGCATAATTACTACGTTAAAGAGTTTGGTTCTGAGGAATTAGTTACAGCTAATGAGGCACATGTCTCGGAAAAAACTCCAAAAGAGATTAAAGAAAATTTTTTTTCATTTACAGTTAAGCTTGATAAACCTTTTGTCTGTGAAATTCCTGATGCTGAACTTGTTGGTTCTACGGCGACTGGATTTGATAGGAATGGCAACATTATTACAGAAACAATTGTTCCTTTCTTTTTTAAAGAAGGCTATCTCGAACAAAATGTGTCTATACGAGCTTTAGCTCTGAAGAATTTTTCTAGACCTAGCGCTATTCAACTAGATACAGCCTGTTCATTGGTTTATCCTTGGGCTAAAAATTATTGGCACTGGATAGTGGACGGTTTAACCAGAATAGAGGGGCTAGAAGCTTATCAAGAGCAGACAGGTATAAAACCAACCTTAATTATTGAATCAAATTTGACTTCCTGGCAAAGTGAGTCACTAAAACTTTTAGGCTATGAGCCGGATGAGTGTATTCGCTGGAATGAGTCAAGAGTGCAAGTTAAAAAATTATTAGTTCCATCTTTTCAACGCTATTGGGGTTATTACAACAAAACCTATAAAACATACAACCAAGTAGTATCACCAATGGCCTGTCGTTGGCTTCGCCAGCGGATACTGAGTAATCTCCCTGAGGCTGAAACTGAACAGATGTCTTTCTCACCAAAAATCTTTATCTCGCGGCGTAAGGCAGTGCAACGGCGAATCATCAATGAAAATGAAGTGATGGAGGCTTTGGCACCTTTTGGGTTTGTTGCTTATGCCCTTGAAGAATTGAGCTTTTCAGAGCAAGTCAGACTATTTTCACAAGCTGACATGGTTGTTGCACCTCACGGTGCTGGCCTAACAAACATGATTTTTTCTGAGAATCTTGCTGTAATTGAATTATTTGGCTCATATATACCAAGTTTTTATATACCAGGTTTTGCGTTAGCTAATTTATCAAGAGGATTAGGTTTCCGGTACGGATGCCTTATAAGTGAATGTCATCCTCAGGACTCCCGTCAGATTCACGCTGACATAATAGTAGACATTACTGAATTACGAGATCTTGTAGCTAAAATGCAGAATGTTTGA
- a CDS encoding methyltransferase domain-containing protein: MPIETLLTYGEIVDEIVKFTALPQQEVEYRVWMEALCLGWNVTKDAKHFRVTPHHYDDKMQQLYQEGDGFIFETLVYWSRPNRQRWIQQALERIHFYAEKNNLKPSEVEIIVFGDGTGNDSLYLVKHGFNVYYFDVPGSKTYDFATKRFEHYGVLGSYINIVSDYDSCLSGQYNIVISFEVLEHLTDPLSAIKDIASMLKVSGIAIITESFAGVLECLPTHLESNVKFASKTPFLFFQNKMLLSWYSQERLFKPMEFTKLEKTTINDFIALLSDYNVSKSYLSTKLRLFKHLGKRILKFPFWFLSILWMSLAWASSRAYVTDNK; this comes from the coding sequence GTGCCAATAGAAACTCTTTTGACATATGGAGAAATTGTAGACGAGATAGTTAAGTTTACTGCTTTGCCTCAGCAGGAAGTAGAGTACAGAGTGTGGATGGAGGCTTTATGCCTTGGCTGGAACGTAACTAAAGATGCCAAACATTTTCGGGTAACTCCACATCACTATGACGATAAAATGCAACAGCTATACCAAGAAGGAGATGGCTTTATATTTGAAACCCTGGTTTATTGGTCAAGACCTAACAGGCAACGCTGGATTCAACAGGCACTTGAAAGAATTCATTTCTACGCGGAAAAGAATAACTTGAAACCTTCTGAAGTCGAAATAATAGTGTTTGGTGATGGTACTGGAAACGATTCCTTGTATCTTGTGAAACACGGTTTTAATGTTTACTATTTTGATGTACCGGGGAGTAAAACCTATGATTTTGCTACAAAGCGATTTGAGCATTATGGTGTGCTAGGAAGTTATATAAATATCGTCTCTGACTATGATTCTTGCCTGTCTGGTCAATATAATATTGTAATTTCCTTTGAAGTGCTTGAACATCTTACTGACCCACTTTCAGCTATTAAAGATATCGCATCAATGCTTAAAGTTAGTGGTATAGCAATAATTACAGAGTCATTCGCTGGTGTTTTAGAGTGTTTGCCTACACATTTAGAATCAAATGTAAAATTTGCAAGTAAGACACCATTCTTATTTTTTCAAAATAAGATGTTACTTTCATGGTATAGTCAGGAGCGGTTGTTTAAGCCAATGGAATTTACTAAACTTGAAAAGACAACAATTAATGATTTTATAGCTCTTTTAAGTGACTATAATGTCAGTAAGTCATACCTATCTACAAAGCTTCGCTTATTTAAGCATTTAGGCAAGAGAATACTTAAATTTCCTTTTTGGTTCCTCTCTATACTTTGGATGAGTCTAGCATGGGCATCTTCGAGGGCTTATGTTACAGATAATAAATGA
- a CDS encoding glycosyltransferase family 61 protein, producing MLLKNFNATLKNKNWKNLPRLFYPILMLYRRRLKFLFRRRSILFLHKNFGSKIITRDDLLINHEKYHVRRFGCEELVTASEPSTLGKTQIEIEKIIYPFKLTFGKPFVCEVPDAELVGPNAIGFNRDGGIVSDTSIALFSQVGNLKKYISIRTLALKKLSRLSPTKLDTACSLVHPWSKIYFHWIADCLTRIEGLEAYQAQTGIKPALIIESNLASWQIDSLKLLGYEPDDCIPWHSSRVQVKKLIVPSFRRHWGDYNTTYKSYGPVVSPLACRWLRQRILSNLPDAESEQLFFSPKIFISRRKAVQRRIINEDKVIEALAPFGFVAYALEELSFSEQVRLFSQANMVVAPHGSGLTNIVFSQNLTVIELFGSYVAGPSLTLFANLSRGLGFRYGCLRGQSPSQDSRQLHADIIVDIAELGNLVTKMQEESSCQ from the coding sequence ATGTTATTAAAAAATTTTAATGCTACTTTAAAGAACAAAAATTGGAAAAACTTGCCTCGTCTATTCTACCCAATACTCATGCTCTACCGCAGACGCCTTAAGTTTTTATTTCGGCGTAGGTCAATATTATTTCTTCACAAAAATTTTGGTTCAAAAATCATAACAAGAGATGATTTGTTAATTAATCATGAAAAGTATCATGTTAGACGGTTTGGTTGTGAAGAGTTAGTTACAGCCAGTGAGCCATCCACTCTGGGTAAAACTCAAATAGAAATTGAGAAGATAATTTACCCGTTTAAGCTTACTTTTGGGAAGCCTTTTGTATGTGAAGTTCCTGATGCTGAACTAGTTGGTCCTAATGCCATAGGATTCAATAGAGATGGGGGCATTGTTTCAGACACAAGTATTGCTTTATTTTCCCAAGTGGGTAATCTCAAAAAATATATATCCATACGAACTTTAGCATTAAAGAAATTATCTAGACTTAGTCCTACTAAATTAGATACAGCCTGTTCGTTGGTTCATCCTTGGAGCAAAATTTATTTTCACTGGATAGCAGACTGCCTAACCAGAATAGAGGGTCTAGAAGCTTATCAAGCACAGACAGGTATAAAACCTGCCTTGATTATTGAATCAAATTTAGCTTCATGGCAAATTGATTCTCTAAAACTCTTAGGCTACGAGCCGGATGACTGTATTCCTTGGCATAGCTCAAGAGTACAAGTTAAGAAATTAATAGTTCCATCTTTTCGACGCCATTGGGGCGATTACAACACAACCTACAAAAGCTATGGTCCAGTCGTATCACCACTGGCTTGTCGTTGGCTTCGTCAGCGGATACTGAGTAACCTCCCTGATGCTGAAAGTGAACAGCTTTTCTTCTCACCAAAAATCTTTATCTCGCGGCGTAAGGCAGTGCAACGGCGAATTATTAATGAAGATAAAGTGATAGAAGCTTTGGCACCCTTTGGGTTTGTTGCTTATGCGCTTGAAGAACTAAGCTTTTCAGAGCAAGTCAGGCTATTTTCACAAGCTAATATGGTTGTTGCACCTCACGGTTCTGGGCTAACAAACATAGTTTTTTCCCAAAACCTCACCGTAATTGAATTATTTGGTTCTTATGTAGCAGGTCCTTCGTTGACTTTATTCGCTAATTTATCAAGAGGGTTAGGTTTTCGTTACGGATGTCTTAGAGGTCAATCTCCTTCTCAAGACTCCCGTCAGCTTCACGCTGACATAATAGTGGACATTGCTGAATTAGGAAACCTTGTAACTAAGATGCAGGAGGAAAGTTCGTGCCAATAG